The genomic window ACGGATCCCCGGGGCATCGTCGGAGGACCGGACCGGTCCCGGCGAGCGCTCCCTCATCGGTCCCCGCAACGCGGAAGGAGCCTCCCCCCGGGGCAGATTCAAGGGCTCCGTTCCTTTCCGGACCCCGTCCATGGAGTGTCCCGGAGTCCCTCGTTGTCCGCAGGGCTCCCGGCCGCGCCGCAGGCCGGGGGGAACCGAATGGCTGTCGCCGCGCGCCGAGGGAAACGCCCGAATCGGGTGGGCACATGATACGGATAACGAACCGCATATCCATCCCGGAGGAGGAGCTCAGCTTCACCGCATCGCTCAGCAGCGGGCCGGGGGGCCAGAACGTGAACAAGCTGAACACCCGGGTGACGCTCCGGTTCGATCTGGCCAACTCGCCGAGCCTTTCCCCGGAGGACAAGGCTCTCATCGCCACTCGTCTCGGTACCCGCATCGCCAAGGACGGCATGCTCCGCGTGGTGTCCCAGTCGACGCGCAGTCAACACGCCAACCGGGAGTTGGCCGTGGAGCGGTTCGCGGAGCTTCTGAAATCGGCGCTGAAGCGAGCGCCCGTGAGGAAAGAGACGCGGGTGAGCAAAGCGGCCAAGGAGCGGCGATTGGAGGAGAAGAAGCTGCGGAGCAGTGTCAAGCGACAGAGGTCGAAGGGGAATGCCGACAACGACCGGGACATGTGATGCCGGGTTACCCAGCAAAAAGATTCCAGGGGGAGCCTGTTTTCATGCTTCGCGGGTGACGCGGGCGCCATGGGCAATTTCGTTCGAGATGACGGCATTGGGCGGGAGGGTATAAGGCTCTCCCTTGCATGCATGACCTGCACATCGGTCCATGCAAGGCCGATTGGGTTTTCTCGATTTGAACGCGAAAAACCCTTACTGGTCCTTGGCCTTGGCTTCCCGGGCGGCGACAAAGGGCTCCCCGGATTGATCGCCGCATGACACCACGGGCGGGGTCGCAGTTTCATTTACATAGAGCTTGAAGACTTCAGGGCGCGCATAGTGCCCGACAACATCAAAGTCGAACTTGGCCCTTGCAATATCGTTGAGATCGATGTCGGCGGTGAGAATGCACTCACCCTCGTAATCCGGTCCCGCCAGAACCCTGCCGAGGGGGTCCACGATACAGCTGCCGCCTCTCATCATGACAGTCTCGGGGTCATCTCCCTGAATGGCGGCATAGTCCGGCGGGAAGCTTCCCCGCTTGATATACTGGCAGCTTGTGAGCACGAAACAACGGCCTTCCAGGGCGATGTGCCGCATGGTCGGCACCCACGTCTCGCGGTCGTCGGCCGTGGGAGCGCAATAGAGTTGAATGCCCTTGGAGTACATGGCCATCCTCAAGAGCGGCATGTAATTTTCCCAGCAGATCACGGCTCCCATTTTCCCGATGGGAGTGTCGATTACGGGGATGGTGGACCCGTCTCCAAAACCCCATACGAGCCTTTCCATCGCCGTGGGCATCAGCTTCCGGTGCTTGCCGAGCAGCCTTCCCTCGGGAGAAAAGAACAGGGCCGTGCAATAGAGAGTTCCACCGTCTCGCTCGATAACACCGATGACGAAATGCATGCGGTTCTCGCGCGCGGCCGCGGCAAGCCTGTCCGTGTAGGGACCCGGAAC from Syntrophobacter fumaroxidans MPOB includes these protein-coding regions:
- the arfB gene encoding alternative ribosome rescue aminoacyl-tRNA hydrolase ArfB, which produces MIRITNRISIPEEELSFTASLSSGPGGQNVNKLNTRVTLRFDLANSPSLSPEDKALIATRLGTRIAKDGMLRVVSQSTRSQHANRELAVERFAELLKSALKRAPVRKETRVSKAAKERRLEEKKLRSSVKRQRSKGNADNDRDM
- a CDS encoding nitrilase-related carbon-nitrogen hydrolase; the protein is MKTDLRVAVVQAGAIPFDVEGSVEKACSLLADAAAKGAELAVFPEAFVSVYPKGLDFGCRLGMRLPEGREEFRRYWASAIEVPGPYTDRLAAAARENRMHFVIGVIERDGGTLYCTALFFSPEGRLLGKHRKLMPTAMERLVWGFGDGSTIPVIDTPIGKMGAVICWENYMPLLRMAMYSKGIQLYCAPTADDRETWVPTMRHIALEGRCFVLTSCQYIKRGSFPPDYAAIQGDDPETVMMRGGSCIVDPLGRVLAGPDYEGECILTADIDLNDIARAKFDFDVVGHYARPEVFKLYVNETATPPVVSCGDQSGEPFVAAREAKAKDQ